From a single Nematostella vectensis chromosome 3, jaNemVect1.1, whole genome shotgun sequence genomic region:
- the LOC5518674 gene encoding steroid 17-alpha-hydroxylase/17,20 lyase: MIALVAVLILIAIVSLTSLHIWRQDKNAPPGPPPYPFVGNFPQIGPVLHKSLTSLGKQYGRGVFQVQLLGKRFVIIDNIKLARQVLLKKNGRDVADRTSAYVIDAISRNGCSVIFGKYSPTWKLQRRVVHSALRMYGSGVRILEALILQEVDNLCDIFANSQGAPVDTKLPLTLSVMNVICALVFGKRYGLDDAEFSDIVATTESMAKLASPENPLIYMPWLRFFPLQVVKKMKETVTARDRLIQRKITEHRETYKEGEIRDLTDALLKSLEDAKQEDNNAMSLLTEDHLLIAINDVFMAGFETTTTALRWIFLYVAAYPEVQARIHQELDDVISFGRDPLLADRKSLPYLEATILEVLRISPVFPLIRRKARKQLNIGGYCIPEETFVYVNLWAIHHDEAEWVDPYEFRPSRFLEGTNSASAYSMLPFGAGVRVCVGESLAKMELFLFVSRLLHRFKLNLKGQCPDMEGVTVTVTWPKHHEICFQKRVKTPQ, translated from the coding sequence ATGATCGCCCTAGTGGCGGTGCTTATCCTCATTGCAATCGTATCGCTGACATCTCTCCATATATGGCGCCAAGACAAAAATGCCCCTCCTGGTCCCCCACCGTATCCTTTTGTCGGTAACTTCCCTCAGATAGGCCCAGTCCTTCACAAGTCCCTGACATCTCTTGGCAAGCAGTATGGGCGTGGCGTGTTCCAGGTCCAACTCTTGGGCAAGCGCTTTGTCATTATTGACAACATCAAGCTGGCAAGGCAAGTGTTACTCAAGAAAAATGGGCGCGACGTGGCTGACCGAACGTCGGCGTACGTTATAGACGCTATATCGAGAAATGGATGCAGTGTTATATTCGGCAAATACAGTCCCACATGGAAGCTGCAGAGGCGGGTGGTGCACTCAGCCTTGCGCATGTACGGTAGTGGAGTCAGGATCCTAGAAGCCTTAATACTACAGGAGGTTGATAATCTTTGCGATATATTCGCAAACTCGCAAGGCGCTCCAGTGGATACAAAGCTGCCTTTGACTTTGTCAGTGATGAACGTCATTTGCGCGTTGGTTTTCGGGAAAAGGTACGGCCTCGATGATGCAGAGTTCTCGGATATTGTTGCGACGACGGAGTCCATGGCAAAACTGGCATCTCCAGAAAACCCACTTATCTATATGCCCTGGTTGAGATTCTTTCCACTTCAAGTAGTTAAGAAAATGAAAGAAACGGTAACTGCGAGGGATAGGTTGATTCAGCGGAAGATTACTGAACACAGGGAAACTTACAAAGAAGGCGAGATCCGCGATCTTACAGACGCTTTACTGAAGAGTCTAGAAGACGCCAAACAAGAGGATAACAATGCAATGAGCCTTTTGACCGAAGACCATCTACTCATTGCAATAAACGATGTTTTCATGGCTGGATTCGAGACCACCACCACGGCCCTGCGGTGGATCTTTCTCTACGTAGCCGCTTACCCAGAAGTCCAAGCTCGAATTCACCAGGAactcgatgacgtcatctctTTTGGAAGGGACCCTCTTCTAGCAGATCGCAAATCGTTGCCATATTTGGAGGCGACAATACTCGAAGTACTTCGAATCAGCCCTGTGTTTCCATTGATCAGAAGAAAAGCGAGGAAACAACTAAACATCGGTGGATATTGCATCCCTGAAGAAACCTTCGTTTATGTTAATTTGTGGGCTATACATCATGACGAGGCTGAATGGGTGGACCCTTACGAATTTAGGCCAAGCAGGTTCCTCGAGGGCACCAATAGTGCGAGTGCATACAGCATGCTACCTTTCGGGGCCGGTGTTCGTGTGTGCGTTGGGGAATCCTTGGCGAAGATGGAGCTATTTCTATTCGTCTCGAGATTGTTGCACAGGTTCAAGCTCAATTTGAAGGGTCAGTGCCCTGATATGGAAGGCGTCACGGTGACTGTCACGTGGCCGAAGCACCACGAgatttgcttccaaaaaaGGGTTAAGACACCCCAGTAA
- the LOC5518675 gene encoding calmodulin-beta isoform X1: MAEQLGEEQIADETKPVPAASRSIPCILEAEFKEAFSLFDKDGDGTITTKELGTVMRSLGQNPTEAELQDMINEVDADGNGTIDFPEFLTMMARKMKNTDSEEEIREAFRVFDKDGNGFISAAELRHVMTNLGEKLTDEEVDEMIREADIDGDGQVNYDEFVKMMTSK, encoded by the exons ATG GCGGAACAACTTGGCGAGGAGCAGATCGCTG ATGAGACCAAACCCGTCCCTGCCGCATCCAGGTCCATACCGTGTATATTGGAAGCTG AATTCAAGGAGGCCTTCTCCCTGTTCGACAAGGATGGTGATGGCACAATCACCACCAAGGAGTTGGGCACTGTCATGCGTTCTCTGGGACAGAACCCAACAGAAGCTGAACTTCAAGACATGATCAATGAAGTTGATGCAGATG GGAACGGTACCATTGACTTTCCTGAGTTCCTAACAATGATGGCAAGAAAGATGAAGAACACAGACAGCGAAGAAGAAATCAGGGAAGCATTCCGTGTGTTCGACAAGGACGGCAATGGTTTTATCAGTGCTGCTGAGCTCAGACATGTCATGACCAACCTCGGCGAGAAGCTCACAGATGAGGAGGTCGATGAGATGATCAGGGAGGCTGATATTGATGGAGATGGTCAAGTCAACTATGATG AATTCGTGAAAATGATGACTAGCAAGTAA
- the LOC5518675 gene encoding calmodulin-A isoform X2, translated as MAEQLGEEQIAEFKEAFSLFDKDGDGTITTKELGTVMRSLGQNPTEAELQDMINEVDADGNGTIDFPEFLTMMARKMKNTDSEEEIREAFRVFDKDGNGFISAAELRHVMTNLGEKLTDEEVDEMIREADIDGDGQVNYDEFVKMMTSK; from the exons ATG GCGGAACAACTTGGCGAGGAGCAGATCGCTG AATTCAAGGAGGCCTTCTCCCTGTTCGACAAGGATGGTGATGGCACAATCACCACCAAGGAGTTGGGCACTGTCATGCGTTCTCTGGGACAGAACCCAACAGAAGCTGAACTTCAAGACATGATCAATGAAGTTGATGCAGATG GGAACGGTACCATTGACTTTCCTGAGTTCCTAACAATGATGGCAAGAAAGATGAAGAACACAGACAGCGAAGAAGAAATCAGGGAAGCATTCCGTGTGTTCGACAAGGACGGCAATGGTTTTATCAGTGCTGCTGAGCTCAGACATGTCATGACCAACCTCGGCGAGAAGCTCACAGATGAGGAGGTCGATGAGATGATCAGGGAGGCTGATATTGATGGAGATGGTCAAGTCAACTATGATG AATTCGTGAAAATGATGACTAGCAAGTAA